Proteins from one Salaquimonas pukyongi genomic window:
- a CDS encoding glycosyltransferase family 4 protein, whose translation MNILLVTDAWHPQVNGVVRTLVNVIGELKRRGHNVITVTPQDHVSVPMPTYPEIRLSLTTARPMRKLLADAAPDAVHIATEGPLGLAARKACLQLGWRFSTSYHTRFPEYLNARLPVPVDWTYGFLRRFHNAGNGCLVATRSMAQELRKKGFNNLVAWTRGVDHELFNPAHRRENPQKDGPYAGLERPVFLNVGRIATEKNIDAFLALDLPGTKVVVGDGPDLPKLKAKYPGAVFPGVHKGVLLAEHYANADVFVFPSLTDTFGNVILEALSCGLPVAGFPVPGPIDILTDPACGVVDADLRRAALCALDLDRAAARRHALGYTWQACAGILLSVLKTNLREAA comes from the coding sequence ATGAACATTCTCCTCGTCACCGACGCCTGGCACCCCCAGGTAAACGGCGTCGTGCGAACGCTGGTCAACGTTATCGGCGAATTGAAGCGGCGCGGTCACAACGTTATCACCGTCACCCCTCAGGATCATGTCAGCGTTCCCATGCCCACTTATCCCGAGATACGCCTGTCGCTGACGACTGCCCGCCCGATGCGCAAGCTCTTGGCCGATGCGGCGCCGGATGCGGTGCACATTGCAACCGAAGGCCCTCTTGGACTGGCGGCGCGAAAAGCCTGTCTGCAACTGGGCTGGCGGTTTTCAACCAGCTATCACACCCGTTTTCCCGAATATCTTAACGCCCGCCTCCCTGTGCCGGTGGATTGGACCTACGGCTTTTTGCGCCGCTTTCACAATGCGGGCAATGGCTGCCTGGTGGCAACCCGGTCCATGGCACAGGAGTTGCGCAAAAAGGGTTTCAACAACCTTGTGGCCTGGACCCGTGGCGTCGATCATGAACTGTTTAATCCGGCCCATCGGCGCGAGAACCCGCAAAAGGACGGGCCTTATGCCGGGCTGGAACGGCCGGTTTTCCTCAATGTCGGTCGCATCGCCACGGAAAAGAACATCGATGCCTTTCTGGCGCTTGATCTGCCGGGGACCAAAGTAGTCGTTGGCGACGGCCCGGACCTGCCCAAGCTGAAGGCGAAGTATCCCGGCGCCGTATTCCCCGGTGTGCACAAGGGTGTTTTGCTGGCAGAACACTATGCCAATGCCGATGTCTTTGTTTTTCCCAGCCTTACCGACACCTTCGGCAACGTCATTCTGGAAGCCCTGTCATGCGGCTTACCGGTTGCCGGTTTTCCCGTGCCCGGTCCCATCGATATTCTTACCGACCCGGCATGCGGAGTGGTCGATGCCGACCTGCGCCGCGCCGCGCTTTGCGCGCTCGATCTTGACCGCGCCGCCGCCCGCCGCCACGCCCTTGGTTACACTTGGCAGGCTTGCGCCGGAATTCTGCTTTCCGTACTCAAGACCAATCTGCGCGAAGCGGCCTGA
- a CDS encoding threonine ammonia-lyase, translated as MAVHTPLLNSAYLDEVAGCRVYLKPECLQRTGSFKFRGAYNTIASMSPQERANGVIAVSSGNHAQGVADAASLHGIPATIIMPADAPKTKIDRTRRLGAQIILYDRMNEDREQVAAGHREKTAAAFIHPFNDPRVIAGQGTAALEACRDLQARGEENLDHVLVPTGGGGLTSGTALSVAHFFSGAQVHTCEPEGFDDYRRSLASGRLEKNPAEGGSVCDAVLTPSPGEIGFALNRQLAGRGFAVSDEQALQAVAFAFRELKLVVEPGGAVALASLFKHREHFAAKTVLVVLSGGNVDPGMLQRAAELPQIR; from the coding sequence ATGGCGGTGCACACGCCGCTGCTCAATTCAGCCTATCTTGACGAAGTGGCGGGCTGCCGCGTCTACCTCAAGCCGGAATGCCTGCAGCGCACTGGTTCCTTCAAGTTTCGCGGTGCCTACAACACCATTGCCTCCATGTCCCCGCAGGAGCGTGCCAACGGCGTTATTGCCGTCTCGTCCGGTAACCATGCCCAGGGCGTTGCAGATGCTGCCAGCCTTCACGGCATTCCTGCGACGATCATCATGCCCGCCGATGCACCCAAAACAAAGATCGACCGGACCAGGCGGCTTGGCGCGCAAATCATCCTTTACGACCGCATGAACGAAGACCGCGAACAGGTCGCCGCTGGCCATCGCGAGAAAACCGCCGCCGCCTTCATCCACCCCTTCAACGATCCGCGTGTCATTGCAGGGCAAGGAACCGCCGCGCTTGAAGCCTGCCGGGACCTGCAGGCGCGTGGCGAAGAAAATCTTGACCACGTGCTGGTTCCCACCGGTGGCGGCGGCCTGACTTCCGGGACAGCGCTTTCGGTTGCGCACTTTTTTTCCGGCGCGCAAGTCCATACCTGTGAGCCGGAGGGGTTCGATGATTACCGGCGCTCGCTTGCCTCGGGCAGGCTGGAAAAAAATCCGGCCGAGGGTGGTTCGGTCTGTGACGCGGTGCTCACCCCCAGTCCTGGCGAAATCGGCTTTGCCCTCAACCGCCAGCTGGCAGGTCGGGGCTTTGCTGTTTCTGACGAACAGGCATTGCAGGCCGTTGCCTTCGCCTTCCGCGAGCTGAAACTGGTGGTGGAACCGGGCGGCGCGGTGGCGCTGGCAAGCCTTTTCAAGCACAGGGAGCATTTTGCCGCAAAGACAGTGCTGGTGGTTCTGTCGGGCGGCAATGTCGACCCCGGTATGCTGCAAAGGGCGGCAGAACTGCCGCAGATCCGGTGA
- a CDS encoding MFS transporter: MNLPQAGETPPPWFATRLALGFSANFIFVGLYLPYFPVWLKAQSLTPFEISTVLSMSLVIRVLASGQVMAFADRYHDRSVLLSNLYVASALSVLLYLFTGSFWPILAVTLLYNFFFNPVLPLLDAITLAGVRRYGTDYGRIRIWGSLVFVLANLGGGWLLASGEPQLLLHAIIAAMVAGAAISFVIPRIGRRQAASPHGQEALTRRKLLANRPFLLVLAASGLGQASHALLYGFGSIYWQTLGFSGVFIGLLWAIGVFAEIAVFQYSKAVFARLSPVQVIAAGCAGGALRWALFPFVDGGAAFLALQILHGLSFGAVHIGLMHYIMEAVPEENLGAAQGAGFVLGGIAMGAGVFFSGPLYDGLGAHGFLIMTAVCLAALALLAFYRVIPTGPAAVVK; the protein is encoded by the coding sequence GTGAATCTGCCACAGGCGGGTGAAACCCCGCCACCCTGGTTTGCCACCCGTCTGGCACTGGGATTCAGCGCCAATTTCATCTTTGTCGGCCTGTACCTGCCGTATTTTCCGGTCTGGCTGAAAGCCCAGTCCTTAACGCCGTTTGAAATCAGCACGGTGCTTTCCATGTCGCTGGTCATTCGCGTGCTGGCTTCCGGTCAGGTCATGGCCTTTGCCGACCGATATCATGACCGTTCGGTATTATTGTCGAACCTCTATGTGGCCTCGGCCCTGTCTGTCCTGCTGTATCTTTTTACCGGTAGTTTCTGGCCGATCCTGGCCGTGACATTGCTCTACAATTTCTTCTTCAATCCGGTTTTGCCGCTGCTGGACGCCATCACCCTTGCGGGGGTGCGCCGCTATGGCACTGACTACGGGCGCATCCGCATCTGGGGTTCGCTCGTCTTTGTGCTCGCCAATCTTGGCGGCGGGTGGCTTTTGGCGTCAGGTGAGCCGCAACTGCTGCTCCATGCGATCATTGCAGCCATGGTGGCGGGGGCAGCGATATCCTTCGTCATCCCCCGCATTGGCCGCCGCCAGGCCGCCTCTCCCCATGGGCAAGAAGCCCTCACACGGCGCAAACTGCTTGCCAACCGGCCCTTTCTGCTGGTTCTGGCAGCAAGCGGGCTCGGCCAGGCAAGCCACGCCCTTTTGTACGGTTTCGGATCGATTTACTGGCAGACACTGGGGTTTTCAGGCGTTTTCATCGGGCTTTTATGGGCGATTGGCGTCTTTGCCGAGATTGCAGTGTTTCAGTATTCCAAAGCCGTCTTTGCCCGTCTTTCACCGGTTCAGGTCATTGCAGCGGGCTGTGCCGGTGGCGCCCTGCGCTGGGCGCTGTTTCCCTTTGTGGATGGCGGGGCAGCGTTTCTTGCCCTGCAAATTCTGCACGGGCTTTCCTTCGGTGCCGTCCACATCGGGCTGATGCACTACATCATGGAGGCGGTTCCGGAAGAAAATCTCGGCGCTGCCCAGGGCGCCGGTTTCGTCCTGGGTGGCATTGCCATGGGGGCAGGGGTGTTCTTCTCCGGGCCGCTATATGACGGTTTGGGCGCCCATGGTTTTCTCATCATGACCGCGGTCTGTCTGGCAGCATTGGCACTTCTGGCTTTTTACAGGGTCATCCCCACAGGGCCTGCGGCGGTGGTGAAATAA
- the dgcA gene encoding N-acetyl-D-Glu racemase DgcA: MARKLSILREVFPIAGSFTISRGARTEAHVVRVILEDQGAKAHGECVPYPRYGETAETVTAAIEAARTEIQSGCSRADLQHIMPAGAARNAVDCALWDLEAKKRGKTAAEIAGLAPLKPVVTAYTISLGDPEKMRADAQKAAHRDLLKIKLGGDGVGERLTAVREGAPQATLILDANEAWSEALFEPLMAEAAKAGAALVEQPLPAGKDAMLQTVSRPVPVCADESLHTREELGQLRERYDCINIKLDKAGGLTEALALQKQARTLGFQIMTGCMVGTSLAMAPAMLIAQDAEFVDLDGPLLLAEDRKPPIEFPGSLISPPPQALWG; this comes from the coding sequence GTGGCAAGAAAACTGAGCATCCTGCGGGAGGTGTTTCCCATCGCCGGAAGTTTCACCATTTCAAGGGGTGCGCGTACCGAGGCGCATGTGGTTCGGGTCATCCTTGAAGACCAGGGGGCTAAGGCCCATGGTGAGTGCGTCCCCTACCCGCGTTACGGCGAAACCGCCGAAACCGTTACCGCCGCGATCGAGGCTGCAAGAACGGAAATCCAGTCGGGCTGTTCGCGGGCCGATCTGCAGCACATCATGCCGGCAGGTGCAGCACGCAATGCGGTCGATTGCGCCTTGTGGGACCTGGAAGCAAAAAAGCGCGGCAAAACCGCAGCCGAGATTGCCGGTCTTGCACCGCTCAAACCCGTGGTAACTGCCTATACGATCAGCCTTGGCGATCCTGAAAAAATGCGTGCCGATGCCCAAAAGGCCGCCCATCGCGACCTGCTCAAGATAAAGCTCGGCGGCGATGGCGTTGGCGAGCGCCTGACTGCAGTGCGCGAAGGCGCACCGCAGGCAACGCTTATCCTCGATGCCAATGAAGCCTGGAGCGAGGCCCTGTTCGAGCCGCTGATGGCGGAGGCGGCAAAAGCGGGCGCTGCCCTGGTGGAACAGCCCTTGCCCGCCGGCAAGGATGCGATGTTGCAGACGGTGTCGCGGCCTGTCCCCGTTTGCGCAGATGAAAGTCTGCATACGCGCGAAGAACTTGGCCAATTGCGCGAGCGCTATGATTGCATCAACATCAAGCTCGACAAGGCGGGCGGCCTGACCGAGGCGCTGGCATTGCAGAAGCAAGCAAGAACGCTCGGCTTTCAGATCATGACGGGCTGCATGGTGGGAACGTCCCTTGCCATGGCGCCGGCCATGCTCATTGCCCAGGATGCCGAATTCGTCGATCTCGACGGGCCGTTGCTGCTGGCTGAGGACCGTAAGCCACCGATCGAATTTCCCGGTTCGCTTATTTCACCACCGCCGCAGGCCCTGTGGGGATGA
- a CDS encoding ABC transporter permease yields MNIQPSNETADNGAPAKAALLPVLREDDRMVARPEGDWLVAESGEMALAVAELEKELAGLAGSKTALKVDLSGLESVDTSGAWLIVRLVRSAGEHGIQWELVNAGSHASRLIGAIDFQVGEHLDRHKRQNALVRTANSLGRVVNTLWVDTLMGLNVIGAAIRGPQLKAGRRGSVRPISIVHHIDRMGLRAVPIVTLMSFLIGAIIAQQGAFQLRVFGLEVWAVDLVGILLLREVGVLLTAIMVAGRSGSAMTAEIGSMKMREEVDALTVIGLNPIGVLVFPRLVALTIALPLLTFLANMAALAGACLVLRFYAGISIEDFILRLRAGIDLSTVFSGLIKAPFMALIIGTMAAVEGMKVEGSAESLGRRTTAAVVKAIFFVIVVDGLFAMFYAAIDY; encoded by the coding sequence ATGAACATCCAGCCATCAAACGAAACCGCCGATAACGGCGCGCCAGCCAAAGCGGCCCTGCTTCCCGTTCTGCGGGAGGACGACCGCATGGTCGCCAGGCCGGAAGGCGATTGGCTGGTTGCCGAGTCGGGCGAAATGGCGCTCGCGGTGGCGGAACTGGAAAAAGAGCTTGCCGGCCTTGCGGGCAGCAAAACCGCGCTGAAGGTAGACCTTTCAGGCCTTGAAAGTGTCGATACGTCCGGTGCCTGGCTGATCGTTCGCCTGGTGCGCAGTGCCGGTGAACACGGCATTCAATGGGAACTGGTCAATGCCGGCAGCCATGCCAGCCGCCTGATCGGCGCCATTGATTTTCAAGTCGGCGAGCATCTTGACCGCCACAAGCGGCAAAACGCGCTGGTTCGAACCGCCAACAGCCTGGGCCGCGTGGTGAACACCTTGTGGGTGGACACGCTGATGGGGCTCAACGTGATTGGCGCTGCCATCCGCGGCCCGCAGCTCAAAGCCGGCCGCCGCGGCAGCGTGCGCCCCATATCCATCGTCCATCACATCGACCGGATGGGCCTGCGGGCCGTGCCGATCGTAACCCTGATGTCGTTTCTCATCGGCGCCATCATTGCCCAGCAGGGCGCCTTTCAGCTGCGTGTCTTCGGCCTGGAGGTCTGGGCTGTCGACCTGGTCGGCATCCTGCTGCTGCGCGAAGTGGGCGTGTTGCTGACCGCCATCATGGTGGCAGGCCGCTCCGGCAGTGCGATGACCGCCGAAATCGGCTCGATGAAGATGCGCGAAGAGGTGGACGCGCTGACGGTGATCGGGCTCAATCCCATTGGCGTACTGGTCTTTCCGCGCCTCGTTGCGCTGACCATTGCGCTTCCGCTGCTGACCTTCCTGGCCAACATGGCAGCCCTTGCAGGTGCCTGCCTTGTTCTGCGGTTTTATGCCGGCATCAGCATTGAGGACTTCATTTTGCGGTTGCGCGCCGGGATTGACCTTTCCACTGTGTTTTCCGGCCTGATCAAGGCCCCCTTCATGGCCCTGATCATTGGCACCATGGCAGCGGTGGAAGGCATGAAGGTGGAAGGCAGCGCCGAGAGCCTCGGCCGCAGAACGACCGCTGCAGTGGTCAAGGCGATCTTCTTCGTCATCGTCGTGGACGGGCTGTTCGCCATGTTCTATGCGGCCATCGATTATTGA
- a CDS encoding ABC transporter ATP-binding protein has protein sequence MAIKTTKPEKNGQPHGEVVLSVRDVDVSFGDRQILKDLDLDVYRGEILGFVGASGAGKSVLMRAILGLNKMNAGKIRLFGHDYRKLSEEERFALDQRIGVMFQHGALFSSLSVIDNIKVPLREYLDLPNALMEELARVKIGLVGLPQDAGRKLPSELSGGMIKRAALARALALDPELLFLDEPTSGLDPIGAAEFDELIATLRDTLGLTVYMVTHDLDSLFLVCDRIAVLAEKKVLVAGDIETMLAYNHPWVQAYFQGKRARLVNRDNRRLVQT, from the coding sequence ATGGCAATAAAGACAACAAAACCGGAAAAAAACGGCCAGCCACATGGCGAAGTGGTCTTGTCGGTTCGCGATGTCGATGTCTCCTTTGGCGACCGGCAGATATTGAAAGACCTGGATCTCGATGTATATCGCGGCGAAATCCTAGGCTTTGTCGGCGCCTCGGGGGCGGGCAAGTCCGTGCTGATGCGGGCCATTTTGGGCCTCAACAAGATGAATGCCGGCAAAATCCGCCTGTTCGGCCACGACTACCGCAAGCTTTCCGAGGAAGAGCGCTTTGCGCTCGACCAGCGCATCGGTGTGATGTTCCAGCACGGCGCGCTGTTTTCCTCCCTGTCGGTGATCGACAACATCAAGGTGCCCTTGCGGGAATATCTCGATCTGCCCAACGCACTCATGGAGGAACTGGCACGGGTAAAGATCGGCCTGGTCGGCCTGCCGCAGGATGCCGGCCGCAAACTGCCGTCCGAACTGTCCGGCGGGATGATCAAGCGTGCGGCCCTGGCGCGTGCCCTGGCGCTTGATCCCGAATTGCTGTTTCTGGACGAGCCGACTTCCGGGCTCGATCCGATCGGTGCGGCTGAATTCGATGAACTGATTGCCACCTTGCGCGATACGCTGGGTCTGACCGTTTACATGGTCACCCACGATCTCGACAGCCTGTTCCTGGTCTGTGACCGTATTGCCGTTCTGGCGGAAAAAAAGGTGCTGGTGGCTGGCGATATTGAAACAATGCTGGCATACAACCACCCTTGGGTGCAGGCCTATTTTCAGGGAAAAAGGGCCAGGCTGGTCAACCGGGACAATCGGCGTTTGGTGCAGACATAA
- a CDS encoding MlaD family protein, translating into METRANFVAVGFFTMAVILASFGFIYWVAQLDEDVAQRPITISIRGVVTGLAPGSAVHFNGIKVGKVTRVVFNPDDPREVLALAQVNEDTPVRADTTATIAAQGLTGVSIVSLKGGTPTAKSLFDIAEPGQIPRITARPSAVADILETVRDVSSKANDALGTLKAFIEENRTPVSNAVKNLETFSEALGRNADGVDEFLESASGIGNSLADLGSKIDGTAKGLERIVAAVEPEKVKTTVDNVAAFSSDLRKGGERIESVVVSVEKVAKQLETISTKLSGTLDKADGVLASVEPETVKQAITDIRETASGARQVVADARTVTKTFTDRQQDIDKIITDARQMAERLNQSSTRVDGVLAKLDGFLGADGSGDVMKDVRLTLAEFRTVAKTMQTSINSITGGISRFTNSGLGDIQALITDARRSVNRIDRVVGQIERDPQRFLLGGGGGVRTYNGRPRR; encoded by the coding sequence ATGGAAACACGGGCCAATTTCGTCGCAGTGGGTTTTTTCACCATGGCCGTCATCCTGGCGAGCTTTGGCTTCATCTATTGGGTTGCCCAATTGGATGAGGACGTTGCCCAGCGCCCGATCACCATTTCCATTCGCGGTGTGGTAACCGGGCTCGCGCCGGGCAGCGCCGTTCATTTCAACGGCATCAAGGTCGGCAAGGTCACCCGTGTGGTGTTCAATCCCGACGATCCGCGCGAAGTCCTGGCGCTGGCCCAGGTCAATGAGGACACGCCGGTGCGCGCCGATACCACCGCGACCATTGCCGCCCAGGGGCTGACCGGTGTCTCCATCGTGTCGCTGAAAGGCGGAACGCCCACTGCCAAGTCGCTGTTCGATATCGCCGAGCCCGGTCAGATACCCAGGATTACCGCCCGCCCTTCAGCGGTCGCCGATATTCTGGAGACAGTCAGGGACGTCTCCAGCAAGGCCAACGATGCCCTTGGCACGCTTAAAGCCTTTATCGAGGAAAACCGAACCCCGGTCTCCAATGCCGTCAAGAATCTTGAAACATTTTCGGAGGCGCTGGGCCGCAATGCCGATGGCGTCGACGAGTTTCTGGAGAGCGCTTCGGGCATTGGCAATTCGCTGGCCGATCTTGGCTCCAAGATCGACGGCACCGCCAAGGGGCTGGAGCGCATCGTTGCAGCGGTTGAGCCCGAAAAGGTCAAAACCACGGTCGACAATGTGGCGGCCTTCTCCTCCGATTTGCGCAAGGGCGGCGAGCGCATCGAGAGCGTGGTGGTATCGGTTGAAAAAGTGGCCAAACAGCTTGAAACCATCTCCACCAAACTCTCGGGCACACTGGACAAGGCCGACGGGGTACTTGCTTCCGTCGAGCCGGAAACCGTCAAGCAGGCGATTACCGATATTCGCGAGACGGCATCGGGCGCCCGCCAGGTTGTCGCCGATGCCCGGACGGTGACGAAGACCTTCACCGACCGCCAGCAGGACATCGACAAGATCATCACCGACGCCAGGCAGATGGCCGAACGGCTGAACCAATCCTCCACCCGGGTTGACGGCGTTCTGGCCAAGCTGGACGGTTTTCTCGGCGCCGATGGCAGCGGCGATGTCATGAAGGATGTGCGTTTGACGCTGGCCGAATTCCGCACTGTTGCAAAAACCATGCAGACCTCGATCAACTCGATCACCGGCGGCATTAGCCGATTTACCAACAGCGGATTGGGCGATATACAGGCGCTGATCACCGATGCCCGCCGTTCGGTCAACCGGATTGACCGGGTGGTCGGTCAGATCGAGCGCGATCCGCAGCGCTTTCTGCTTGGCGGGGGCGGGGGTGTGCGCACCTACAATGGAAGGCCACGCCGATAG
- a CDS encoding ABC-type transport auxiliary lipoprotein family protein, translating to MRKRGAPYQISQSAPGVVVRHLRMQLLPAAAGLALALAVSGCTSLLAGPAPSTYDLTALETVPGLRGGTRAQLLVLEPTALKVLDSEQIVIKPSEAEVEYIARAQWTDRLPKVVQAKLVETFENTGRARAVSKPGEGLVIDYQLASDIRAFEANLQEGSVAKVSISVKLVSDRTGRVVRTRVFTASVPLGGTGGLAVATALDDAFDLVSADIVKWTYSGV from the coding sequence ATGCGTAAGCGGGGTGCGCCATATCAGATTTCGCAATCGGCGCCGGGTGTGGTGGTGAGACACTTGCGCATGCAACTGCTTCCCGCCGCTGCCGGCCTGGCGCTGGCGCTTGCCGTTTCCGGCTGCACGTCGCTGCTTGCCGGTCCTGCTCCAAGCACCTACGATCTGACGGCGCTGGAAACCGTGCCGGGCCTGCGGGGAGGGACCCGTGCCCAGTTGCTGGTTCTTGAGCCCACCGCCCTGAAAGTGCTCGACAGCGAACAGATCGTCATCAAGCCGTCCGAAGCGGAAGTCGAGTATATCGCCAGGGCGCAATGGACAGACCGCCTGCCCAAGGTTGTGCAGGCAAAGCTGGTCGAAACCTTTGAGAATACGGGCCGGGCGAGGGCGGTTTCAAAACCCGGGGAGGGGCTGGTCATCGATTATCAGCTGGCCAGCGATATCAGAGCCTTTGAAGCCAACCTGCAGGAAGGCAGCGTTGCCAAGGTCTCGATTTCGGTGAAACTCGTCTCCGACCGTACGGGCCGGGTCGTGCGCACCCGGGTATTCACCGCATCGGTCCCGTTGGGCGGCACAGGTGGCCTTGCCGTGGCAACGGCGCTCGACGACGCCTTCGATCTGGTGTCGGCGGACATTGTCAAATGGACTTATTCGGGCGTGTAA
- a CDS encoding Hpt domain-containing protein — protein MPMALKRDVVEARHREGNAKPVDLVHLGNQTQGDQALEAEILSMFKTQSRIYLKMMLNSCDVTNRIRAAHSLKGAARGIGAFDLADRAADVESPRHGGYQEVEAELERVIGYIEELGA, from the coding sequence ATGCCGATGGCGCTAAAGCGGGATGTGGTCGAAGCCCGCCACCGCGAGGGGAACGCAAAGCCGGTCGATCTGGTTCATCTGGGAAACCAGACACAAGGCGATCAGGCTCTGGAAGCTGAAATCCTCTCCATGTTCAAGACCCAGTCCCGGATCTATCTGAAGATGATGCTCAACAGCTGCGATGTCACCAATCGCATCCGTGCAGCCCATTCGCTGAAGGGTGCCGCACGCGGTATCGGGGCCTTTGATCTGGCAGACCGGGCAGCCGATGTGGAATCTCCCCGCCATGGCGGGTATCAGGAGGTCGAGGCCGAATTGGAACGGGTCATCGGCTATATCGAGGAATTGGGGGCCTGA
- a CDS encoding 2Fe-2S iron-sulfur cluster-binding protein: protein MPKITYVTHDGKSHEVEAAVGTTVMENAIKNSVPGIEAECGGACACATCHVYVDDAWQEKTGEADIMEADMLDFAYEPKESSRLSCQIKVTEELDGLVVQVPEKQA, encoded by the coding sequence ATGCCGAAAATCACCTATGTCACCCATGACGGAAAGTCCCACGAAGTGGAGGCCGCAGTCGGCACCACGGTGATGGAAAACGCCATCAAGAATTCCGTGCCGGGCATCGAGGCCGAATGCGGCGGTGCCTGCGCCTGCGCCACCTGCCATGTCTATGTTGATGACGCCTGGCAGGAAAAGACCGGCGAGGCCGACATCATGGAAGCTGACATGCTGGACTTCGCCTATGAGCCGAAGGAAAGTTCGCGCCTGTCCTGCCAGATCAAGGTGACTGAGGAACTGGATGGCCTGGTGGTCCAGGTTCCCGAAAAACAAGCATAG
- a CDS encoding DUF922 domain-containing protein — protein sequence MRLTKWMTIGLLALVAGCTAVSSRTNVNVGYYDVGGDSFSELDRQIALHGPQVPGVGKAIAATSVRMTPAIRFGNVGGQCRVTSAKVRVHANVTLPRFTRRRAADRKLKSALDNIESYARLHEAVHVSIADQFAEQAEQEISALPPVTDCQTMRERIAATYNKIMKEHESAQLAFDAQEQRRFARLRKDS from the coding sequence ATGCGGCTTACCAAGTGGATGACCATCGGACTGCTGGCGCTCGTTGCCGGCTGTACCGCCGTGTCGTCACGTACCAATGTCAATGTCGGCTACTACGATGTGGGCGGCGACTCATTCAGCGAGCTCGATCGCCAGATTGCCCTGCACGGACCGCAAGTCCCCGGCGTCGGCAAGGCGATTGCGGCAACCAGTGTGCGCATGACCCCTGCCATCCGCTTTGGTAATGTCGGCGGACAGTGCCGGGTGACCAGCGCCAAGGTCCGGGTGCATGCCAATGTCACCCTGCCGCGCTTTACCCGCCGCAGGGCCGCCGACAGGAAGCTGAAAAGCGCCCTCGACAACATCGAGTCCTATGCGCGGCTGCATGAGGCGGTGCATGTGTCGATCGCCGACCAGTTTGCCGAGCAGGCCGAACAGGAAATATCCGCTTTGCCGCCCGTTACCGATTGCCAGACCATGCGCGAGCGCATCGCCGCCACCTATAATAAAATCATGAAAGAGCACGAATCTGCCCAGCTGGCATTCGATGCCCAGGAACAGAGGCGGTTTGCAAGACTGCGCAAGGATTCCTGA